A genomic stretch from Argonema galeatum A003/A1 includes:
- a CDS encoding type II toxin-antitoxin system RelE family toxin, whose product MKSRTTIQFRKAFADLPEQVQEQTREAYRQFKQDPSHPSLRFKKVHQELPIYSARIGKSYRAVGQLDGDIVVWFWVGSHAEYDKLLSQL is encoded by the coding sequence GTGAAGTCACGCACAACTATCCAATTCCGCAAAGCATTTGCCGATCTACCAGAGCAAGTTCAAGAGCAAACACGCGAGGCATATCGCCAATTCAAGCAAGATCCTAGCCATCCAAGTCTGCGCTTCAAAAAAGTACATCAAGAATTGCCAATTTACTCTGCTCGGATCGGCAAAAGTTATCGAGCAGTTGGACAGTTAGACGGAGATATAGTCGTTTGGTTTTGGGTTGGTTCACACGCAGAGTATGACAAACTACTCTCTCAGTTGTAG